In Limosilactobacillus sp. WILCCON 0051, a single window of DNA contains:
- a CDS encoding response regulator transcription factor, translating into MSRILIIEDEENLARFVELELKHEGYETDVELDGRAGLDAALNQDFDVILLDLMLPELNGIEVARRVREVKDTPIIIMTARDSVIDRVSGLDHGADDYIVKPFAIEELLARVRALLRRISIEGGNAKSHQTTVTYKDLTIEKENRVVRRGDEIINLTKREYELLLILMENINVVMSRKELLSKVWGYDSKVETNVVDVYIRYLRNKIDRPGEKSYIQTVRGTGYVIRS; encoded by the coding sequence ATGAGTCGGATTTTAATTATTGAAGATGAAGAAAACCTGGCACGATTCGTAGAACTAGAATTAAAGCATGAAGGATACGAAACCGATGTCGAGCTGGATGGCCGCGCCGGACTGGATGCTGCCTTAAATCAGGACTTTGACGTGATTCTGCTTGATTTGATGCTGCCAGAACTGAACGGGATTGAAGTTGCCCGTCGCGTGCGGGAAGTCAAGGACACGCCAATTATTATCATGACGGCGCGCGATTCAGTTATTGACCGGGTTTCTGGCCTGGATCATGGTGCCGACGACTATATCGTTAAGCCATTTGCCATCGAAGAACTGCTGGCCCGCGTGCGGGCACTGCTGCGTCGAATCAGCATTGAAGGCGGCAATGCCAAGAGTCATCAGACAACGGTTACGTATAAAGACTTGACGATTGAAAAGGAAAACCGCGTCGTTCGTCGTGGCGATGAGATCATTAATCTTACCAAGCGTGAATATGAACTGCTTTTGATTCTGATGGAAAACATCAATGTTGTCATGTCGCGTAAGGAACTGCTCAGCAAGGTCTGGGGATATGACTCCAAGGTTGAGACCAATGTTGTGGATGTCTATATCCGTTACCTGCGTAATAAGATCGACCGCCCTGGCGAAAAGAGCTATATTCAAACCGTGCGGGGTACTGGCTACGTAATTCGTTCCTAG